The segment ccacgAAAGGACCCTGTAGTGTGATATTATACTTGACTGACAGTATTGTTGTCTGTGATGTCAAAATGGCtcgaacaaacaaacaaacaaatctgcaCTCACACAAGGATAAAGACCACTGCAAAACATAGTTAGAGAAGCACGCTGTAAGaagcttgttttatttcacacttCCAGTGTAGGCACACTCAGTCAGAGGCTTTATGTGACAAATAGAGAGGTAATGACACTGTCAGAGAATAACTGCTTAAGAAATCACCGCAATCTTCACAACATGAGCCATCATTAAAGCCATCATAACAGTCATCCTTTTTGATTTGACAATATAGGCAATGGGCTTTTTTCAGGCACTACCATGAATCACAGTGCAGTAAAACTTCAAACAAAAGTCAAAGTACCAAAGACAAGTTAAACATTACAAAGagatatacaaaaaatatataaggtgaatatattaataaatatatatttaaatttataGCTTAAAATTCACAGACTTAAACCTTGAGAAGGTAAATGTAGGAAAGAACCAGAGTTTAACCGCCTTCGTCTCCACCTGCTGCtgttccttcctcctcttcctacaCATACTCCTTTAATGGTACACTGTTAGACGTGATAGGTTTCGGGGGATCTGGCGCTGAAGCAGGTGAATTAGCAAAGCTTCGGCCTATGTAGCCCCTGCGGTACCTGCCGCCCCTCTCCATGAGGGGGCAGGTGCTGCTCAACACAGCTCCGCTGATCATGAGAATAACCGCAGACGCCCAGCCCAGATAAATAGCCTGCCCCAGCTCTCTTTTGTGCATCAGCGGCACATTGGGGTTGTAGAAATCCTGGACCACGGTGTTGGCAGTCCAGGAAACTGGAATCAGCACGCACAGACCTGTCAGAATGAAGAGAACCCCGCCTGAGAGTGCAATGCCCGCCTTGGCCCGGCGGTCGTCGCCGGCACAGGTGGTGCACTTCATGCCGCAGCAGGACACGGTGCAGGACAGCCAGCCCATGAAGATGGCCAGACACATGAGGGCGCGGGCCGCCTGGATGTCTGGAGGCAAGGCCAGCATGGAGTCGTATGTCTTACACTGCATGTGGCCAGTGGTCTGGTAGATACAGTTCATCCAGATGCCTTCCCACTTGATCTCTGAGGTCAGAATGTTGCTGCCGATGAAGGCTGAGACCTTCCACTGAGGCAAGGCCGTGACGGCGATCGCCATGATCCAGCCAGTCACCGCACAGGTGAAGCTGATCAGCTGCATGCCAGTGTTCACCATGATGACAGCACTGTTTTAGACCAATGTCTGATGGATTACTGGTTCACCTTTGTCTGTAAAAGTtgccttgtttgttttccttgttcgTTGCCTTAAAAGTCCTTCTGTTCACTTGTTCCCTTCCTGTCAGGCTTCCTATGGTCTTTGCCCCAATGCCACTTTATCAGCAtccattttcttctctttttcttttcctcttcaaCATCTgctcacttttcacttccacgTGCCCTCAATTCGCCGTTGCCCAGAAGTAATCACTTGCTTTCCCTCGACAGTCATCCACCTTTTCAGAGGATCAGAGGcactttctccttcttttcatTCCTCAGTTTGAGTCAATGCATTATTGAGCAGCCGATAGCTGTGCAGCCACCTGTGGCAGCCCGCAGTAGCAGGATCGATCAGGCTCCGCAGTCTCCAGGCCTTGTGGATGAAATGGATCTCAGCcaggtcttttttttccctttttggttGAAGTGTTTCTTTGCCTTCAGCTCTGGTTCAAATCCAGAAAGCCAATTGTTGAGCTGCAGCGTATTTCAGTGTCACACTCCCGGTATGGTGTAGCCTTACCTAGATGGATCAGACTGATATAACCTGATACCCGGATTCAAGGCCACTGATGCTGCTGTGCGTGTATCCTGTCACGACAAGGTTGAAAAGGGTGATGCTTGATTACACAGGAAAAAAATCGGTGTGGCTTTTTACCCTTTCTTGGACAGAAATTCAATGTTCAGTCCTCTTGAAATAAATGGAGCAAACATCCTGTAGAGATGGACACCAAGCTGTTTAAGAGTCAGTCAAAAGAGGTCACTCCAGCCACCTTTTCAAGCAGGTTTTTCCAAGAATCCACATCAAACTTCGCACAAGACAGGCGTCAAATCTGTTCCTctaaatcacaaaaaaagcaGCCAGCAGACCTCGTCATCAGACGCTGCTGCTGTTGCCAGCTGAAGTGTCTCCTTGTTGACAATAAACGCCGCCAGGGTCCAAGCCTTGACGAGGCCACTTCAGCTCGGCTTCACCCTGCCCCCAACTGCTTCCTTCGGTAGCAACGTAGCCCAAATGGGTCAATCTGGTTCCAGACAAGGTATAAATAACAAATCAGGGCCATATAGTGAGACTTCTGGGTAAGTAGAGCATCTGTCCACTGCCTCCCATCTTTAGTACTGCTGTAGACGGTCCAAGCTGCGAGAGCAACACTGAACCctaggcagaaaaaaaaaaaaaaacagcaatgcaGGAGGGAGGGCGGGAGGGAGAGGGCAAAAGAGGGTGAGACAAcaaaaggagagagggatggatggCCGAGGATGGAGCGCTGGCCATAGGTGGATCAGTTAACACAAAGACAACATGTGGGGGAGCCTCGACAATGAGAATTACACACTTTGTATTGCTTTGTGCAGCACAAACTCGTGTGTATTTTAAAGGAGCTTTCACAAAAATTAGCTTTTTGTCTGCAGTGAAAGAGAAAGCTTCACAAAAGGGTTTTTTCTCTAACAGCGACTGAGGTTAAAATGCTGAAAAGCTACAGGAGAAAtacacagggttttttttttgtgtttttgtttttaaaagaggTCTATTGTCTGATTGTGTCATCTGGACAAAGGAAGTTACAAAACCCTGAATTCTGACacctttaatctttttttttttcagtcaaatATCACAAAATTGTAACTGACATATTAACAGACTGATGATATATCCAGTGacttattattgtcattatcaaTATATTGTTAATTAAATAGCGAGAGGTTGAAACAAATAGACCCTGGCTGTAACAGAAGGATGTGACAGCACCTCTTTGTCCCCATATCCAGACATTTCCCTTCTACCCAAGACCGCTCTCGCTCCATCTGCATTACACTGAGCCTTGTTGTGCCATCGTGCCGATGAATTAAATATCATGGCATCAAGATCTGTGGTTCAGGTTTCCTTTCTTCTGTAGCCTCCGCTATCCTTGGTAACGGTGGCCATGACAACCAGCCGGGACACAGGAAACGGGAGAGTAGAGGGGATGATACACAAAGGGGAGAAAAGGAAGGTGACAAATACCAATGATGGCTGAATGAATAACAGACAGATGTAGATGTAGTGAAATTACACTACAGTTAATGCCATGCAGCCTTATAATCATCATAATAAAGAGAAATATTACCACATAGCgggtacatttttttcctgcttaatgaaattttacacacaaaaatattgaaaattCCTTGGATGCCTTTATTCCAGAGAGGTCACACCAGCTGACTGCATGACCTCTTTTACCCGAGGTAccaggaggggagggaggtgcAGCTGACACAACAGCCACAGCTGCTTTGTACCCAGAGTCACAGGGAAAGTGGAAAATTGATTGACAAGTTATctataaatgtttttgtaaagGGTAACCAAGTCAAGAATTGCTTATAAGTAGTGATGCATATTTGTGAAGAATATGAGAAAAAAtactatttttaaaatgtattctgcCGAGGTCACCAGCTGCCAAATGCAGGTAAATTTCAGGCAGTGGTGTGTTAAATTGTCAGGCCATGTGCCATTTTGGTAGACAGAGGAAAAGACACATC is part of the Epinephelus moara isolate mb chromosome 22, YSFRI_EMoa_1.0, whole genome shotgun sequence genome and harbors:
- the cldn35 gene encoding claudin-4 yields the protein MVNTGMQLISFTCAVTGWIMAIAVTALPQWKVSAFIGSNILTSEIKWEGIWMNCIYQTTGHMQCKTYDSMLALPPDIQAARALMCLAIFMGWLSCTVSCCGMKCTTCAGDDRRAKAGIALSGGVLFILTGLCVLIPVSWTANTVVQDFYNPNVPLMHKRELGQAIYLGWASAVILMISGAVLSSTCPLMERGGRYRRGYIGRSFANSPASAPDPPKPITSNSVPLKEYV